The Polycladomyces zharkentensis genome window below encodes:
- a CDS encoding ABC transporter permease: MSPQKWFFRRWWSDCRFQYQVWRTVIDWTVALYLIVPGLAILIDRYLSWWKEEPVWLRPLSPVFLVGMAFLLVWLGSLRLYVEPADQLFLLQRSEWMRRFLRTGLLFAWMKQALESLWIAVLLWPLLRYKMDLSFPAVAAWWMWIWQAKACVTLVKRRLAVMERPFLKRVWTVLFFLAAGIGFVAVGYGGGDNPAVWFTVAVMLFGCWMFLVRMRIRQRGTWLQDIGYEQTQRMKWVSFILGKSGTLNRPSYWVKKKPWLFPRSGRIFRQRTAAHVLAEAIIKSFLRNGQQLIQYGQLVGVCTAAIVASPFWLRWGLWLMFSLLLGFWVRSFWRGWCSHVLFHVWFPEGSIPKSGLVIAFSFLHLLGFLPLSVAVGIVSFKRLVGIVDDPRRLGGGAVSRPPVCRLGSVCRCVR; this comes from the coding sequence ATGTCTCCGCAAAAATGGTTTTTCCGAAGATGGTGGTCGGACTGCCGGTTTCAGTACCAGGTATGGCGAACCGTCATTGATTGGACGGTGGCGTTGTACCTGATCGTCCCCGGTTTGGCGATCCTCATCGATCGTTACCTCTCCTGGTGGAAAGAAGAACCGGTCTGGCTGCGCCCCTTGTCGCCTGTATTCCTGGTGGGTATGGCTTTCCTGTTGGTTTGGCTGGGGTCGTTGCGATTGTACGTCGAACCGGCTGATCAGTTGTTTTTGCTGCAACGGTCGGAGTGGATGAGGCGTTTTCTTCGCACCGGCCTTCTTTTTGCATGGATGAAGCAAGCGTTGGAAAGTTTGTGGATCGCAGTGCTGTTGTGGCCGCTGCTCCGGTATAAGATGGATCTTTCCTTTCCGGCAGTTGCCGCTTGGTGGATGTGGATCTGGCAAGCCAAAGCGTGTGTGACCCTCGTCAAAAGGAGATTGGCCGTGATGGAACGCCCTTTCCTGAAACGGGTATGGACGGTGTTGTTCTTCCTGGCGGCAGGGATCGGATTTGTCGCAGTCGGATATGGCGGGGGTGACAATCCGGCCGTATGGTTCACAGTGGCCGTGATGCTGTTTGGATGCTGGATGTTTTTGGTGCGTATGCGCATCCGGCAGCGGGGAACCTGGCTTCAGGATATCGGGTATGAACAAACTCAGCGGATGAAGTGGGTTTCGTTTATTTTAGGCAAGTCGGGCACGTTGAACCGACCTTCCTATTGGGTCAAAAAAAAGCCGTGGCTGTTCCCGCGTTCCGGCAGGATATTTCGGCAGCGGACAGCCGCTCATGTCCTTGCGGAAGCAATCATCAAATCCTTTCTTCGCAACGGCCAACAGCTGATCCAATACGGCCAATTGGTGGGCGTGTGCACAGCGGCGATCGTCGCTTCGCCGTTTTGGTTGCGATGGGGGCTATGGCTGATGTTTTCCTTGTTGCTGGGGTTCTGGGTGCGCTCCTTCTGGCGTGGGTGGTGTTCCCATGTGCTTTTTCACGTGTGGTTTCCAGAGGGGAGCATCCCGAAAAGCGGATTGGTCATCGCCTTCTCCTTTTTGCATCTGCTTGGGTTCCTCCCGCTGTCCGTAGCGGTTGGCATTGTTTCGTTCAAGCGGTTGGTGGGTATTGTGGATGATCCCCGCCGGTTGGGGGGCGGGGCGGTTAGCCGCCCACCTGTTTGCCGATTGGGAAGCGTCTGCCGGTGTGTCCGGTAG